In one window of Paraburkholderia phymatum STM815 DNA:
- a CDS encoding YajG family lipoprotein — protein MKRFLFATSLFSLFALSACADDPTLHRHVPPQDPADYHGVPTDTRPPSMIDAPASPQ, from the coding sequence ATGAAGCGCTTCCTGTTCGCTACATCGCTGTTTTCGCTCTTCGCCCTGTCGGCGTGTGCCGACGATCCGACCCTTCACCGTCACGTGCCGCCGCAAGACCCCGCCGACTATCATGGCGTGCCGACGGACACACGTCCGCCGTCGATGATCGACGCGCCCGCTTCGCCTCAATAA
- a CDS encoding MATE family efflux transporter: protein MNDRADHAAPPDAAPHADAAPTYWHRRVLTLAFPIVLANLTQPILGAVDTAVAGHLDSASYLGGVALGGLFFSFVFWGFGFLRMGTTGLVAQSFGADDPAGLRLNIVRAMLLAFAIGAIVLALQVPLIDFAVRTIGGSDEVQRHARAYCHARIWAAPLALGNYVVLGWLLGTQRVRVALATQIFINTVNIVAVLLYVYAFDWGVAGIGAATATADALGFVFGAVLLWQMRPRNLPALERAALFDASALGRLVAINRDIFVRTMCLLGAFGWFAHLGAKQGDATLASNALLLNFQTFMGYGLDGFAHAAEALVGAAIGARDREAFRQAVKATLLWSALGALAFSLVYWLTGPWIIERLTDQATVRATAQAYLPWTALSPVVSVWGFLLDGVFIGATRTRDLMTSMVVSLGVFLAASWALTGTHGNHGLWAALLIFMAARGLTLARLLPRLTLDVGPACGAP from the coding sequence TTGAACGATCGCGCCGACCATGCTGCGCCGCCGGATGCCGCGCCCCATGCGGACGCCGCGCCGACGTACTGGCACCGGCGCGTGCTCACGCTCGCGTTTCCAATCGTCCTCGCCAACCTGACGCAGCCGATACTCGGCGCCGTCGATACGGCCGTCGCCGGCCATCTGGACAGCGCGTCCTATCTCGGCGGCGTTGCGCTCGGCGGGCTGTTCTTCAGCTTCGTGTTCTGGGGCTTCGGCTTTCTGCGCATGGGCACGACGGGGCTCGTCGCGCAATCGTTCGGCGCAGACGATCCGGCCGGCCTGCGTTTGAACATCGTACGCGCGATGCTGCTCGCCTTTGCGATCGGCGCGATCGTCCTCGCATTGCAGGTTCCGCTGATCGACTTCGCCGTGCGCACGATCGGCGGCAGCGACGAAGTTCAGCGCCACGCACGCGCCTACTGCCATGCCCGTATCTGGGCGGCCCCGCTCGCGCTCGGCAACTATGTCGTGCTGGGCTGGCTGCTCGGCACGCAGCGCGTGCGCGTTGCGCTCGCGACGCAGATCTTTATCAACACGGTGAACATCGTCGCCGTGCTGCTCTACGTGTATGCGTTCGACTGGGGCGTGGCAGGCATCGGCGCGGCGACGGCGACAGCCGATGCACTCGGCTTCGTGTTCGGCGCCGTGCTGCTGTGGCAGATGCGTCCGCGCAACCTGCCCGCGCTCGAACGCGCCGCGCTGTTCGATGCGTCGGCGCTCGGGCGCCTGGTGGCGATCAACCGCGATATCTTCGTGCGGACGATGTGCCTGCTCGGCGCTTTCGGCTGGTTCGCGCATCTCGGTGCTAAACAGGGCGACGCGACGCTCGCGTCGAACGCGCTGCTGCTCAACTTCCAGACCTTCATGGGCTATGGGCTCGACGGCTTTGCACACGCAGCGGAAGCGCTCGTCGGCGCGGCCATCGGCGCGCGCGATCGCGAGGCGTTCCGCCAGGCCGTCAAAGCGACGCTGCTCTGGTCGGCGCTCGGCGCGCTCGCTTTCTCGCTGGTTTACTGGCTGACGGGCCCGTGGATCATCGAACGGCTGACCGATCAAGCCACCGTGCGCGCGACGGCGCAAGCCTACCTGCCGTGGACGGCGCTCTCGCCCGTCGTCTCCGTGTGGGGTTTTCTGCTCGACGGCGTGTTCATCGGCGCGACGCGCACGCGCGATCTGATGACATCGATGGTCGTGTCGCTCGGCGTGTTTCTTGCCGCTTCGTGGGCGCTCACCGGCACGCACGGCAACCACGGACTGTGGGCGGCGCTGCTGATCTTCATGGCAGCGCGCGGCCTCACGCTCGCACGCCTGCTGCCTCGCCTCACCCTCGATGTCGGCCCCGCGTGCGGCGCTCCCTGA
- a CDS encoding aldose epimerase family protein — protein MPQFQQQDIIEIARDASLLRVAPQAGGRLLSWDVDGQSVIFWPDQADWSQPARVRGGNPLLFPFLGRHFVDGQIGRWKDAQGVVRDLPMHGFARDLPFEATVDEAARSISMTLTDSDATRASYPFSFRFEAKYTLVDAHTLDVDFVTTNTGAPGSAPLPYYAGHHFYFTLPHTQRGETVLELPRTVRRHQLPDGAIAAGEAGEPDYRLDDPGILDRFHCLDGAPDHLVRVVALALNRSITIDLQRPGSVPWYAVTTWTEKPESDFFCVEPWLGLPDAIHNGLGLRWLEAGDTETASLRLAVGTLP, from the coding sequence ATGCCCCAATTCCAGCAACAGGACATTATCGAAATCGCACGCGACGCCTCCCTGCTCCGCGTCGCGCCGCAGGCGGGCGGCCGCCTGCTGTCGTGGGACGTCGACGGCCAGTCGGTGATCTTCTGGCCCGACCAGGCAGACTGGAGCCAGCCCGCGCGCGTTCGCGGCGGCAATCCGCTGCTCTTTCCGTTTCTCGGACGCCATTTTGTCGACGGGCAGATCGGCCGATGGAAGGACGCGCAAGGCGTCGTGCGCGATTTGCCGATGCACGGCTTCGCGCGCGATCTGCCGTTCGAGGCGACGGTCGACGAAGCAGCCCGTTCGATCAGCATGACGCTGACCGACAGCGACGCGACCCGCGCAAGCTATCCGTTCAGCTTCCGCTTCGAGGCGAAGTACACGCTCGTCGACGCGCACACGCTCGATGTCGACTTCGTCACGACCAACACGGGCGCGCCGGGCAGCGCGCCGCTGCCCTACTACGCGGGCCATCACTTCTATTTCACGCTGCCGCACACGCAACGCGGCGAGACCGTGCTGGAACTGCCGCGCACGGTGCGCCGCCATCAGTTGCCGGACGGCGCGATCGCGGCAGGCGAAGCGGGCGAGCCGGATTACCGCCTTGACGACCCGGGCATCCTGGACCGCTTCCATTGCCTCGATGGCGCGCCGGATCACCTCGTGCGCGTGGTCGCGCTTGCCTTGAACCGCAGCATCACGATCGATCTGCAGCGACCCGGCTCGGTGCCGTGGTACGCCGTCACGACGTGGACGGAGAAGCCCGAATCCGACTTCTTCTGCGTCGAGCCGTGGCTGGGTCTGCCCGATGCGATCCACAACGGTCTCGGCCTGCGCTGGCTCGAAGCGGGCGACACGGAAACGGCGTCGCTGCGCCTCGCCGTCGGCACGCTGCCCTGA
- a CDS encoding RT0821/Lpp0805 family surface protein — protein sequence MSMPTRAAFQLTVGGLLLAGAVGAHAANLAFLNDTPISYMKQADNDSLKAAAFEALDKKQDGESVAWNNEGLRNSTKIEAQLTPDATSKTGDRTCRQMHVVLSAKGQSMNLNPQFCREGTGRWVLQKKH from the coding sequence ATGTCGATGCCAACCCGAGCCGCGTTTCAACTCACCGTGGGCGGGCTGCTGCTCGCTGGCGCAGTGGGCGCGCATGCCGCCAATCTCGCCTTTTTGAACGACACGCCGATTTCCTACATGAAGCAGGCCGACAACGATTCGTTGAAAGCAGCCGCATTCGAAGCGCTCGACAAGAAGCAGGACGGCGAATCGGTCGCCTGGAACAACGAGGGTCTGCGCAACAGCACGAAAATCGAAGCGCAACTGACGCCCGACGCCACGTCGAAGACGGGCGATCGGACTTGCCGTCAAATGCATGTGGTGTTGAGCGCGAAAGGCCAATCGATGAATCTGAACCCGCAGTTCTGCCGTGAGGGTACGGGCCGCTGGGTGCTCCAGAAGAAGCATTGA
- a CDS encoding NUDIX hydrolase produces the protein MSSRTISCGVVLLDPDGRVLLAHATETTHWDIPKGQGEEGEAPQATALREMDEETGLALEAERLKDLGLFVYRRDKDLHLFAARARADELDLSRCVCTSMFPRRSDGTMIPEMDAFRWAAPDEVEHYASRSLARLFQTTLSLAELHRLLDPA, from the coding sequence TTGAGCTCGCGCACGATTTCTTGCGGCGTCGTCCTGCTCGATCCCGACGGCCGCGTGCTGCTCGCACACGCGACGGAAACGACGCACTGGGACATTCCGAAAGGGCAGGGTGAGGAAGGCGAAGCGCCGCAGGCGACGGCGCTTCGCGAGATGGACGAGGAAACGGGCCTTGCGCTTGAGGCAGAGCGCCTGAAAGACCTCGGGCTTTTTGTATATCGACGGGATAAGGATCTGCATCTGTTCGCCGCGCGCGCTCGCGCCGACGAACTCGATCTCTCGCGCTGCGTTTGCACCTCGATGTTTCCGCGCCGCTCGGACGGCACGATGATTCCCGAGATGGACGCCTTCCGCTGGGCCGCGCCGGATGAAGTCGAGCATTACGCGAGCCGCAGTCTCGCGCGGCTCTTTCAGACGACACTATCGCTCGCTGAGTTGCACCGGCTGCTGGATCCAGCGTAG
- a CDS encoding glutamine--tRNA ligase/YqeY domain fusion protein, whose product MNNERKDAERHDAPVSNFIRNIIDDDNRSGKWGQRVETRFPPEPNGYLHIGHAKSICLNFGIAQSYGGICHLRFDDTNPEKESFEYVDSIVDAVKWLGFEWKSEQREHLYFASDYYDKLYEFAELLITRGKAYVDSQSAEEMRANRGSATEVGTPSPFRERSVEENLDLFRRMKAGEFKEGEHVLRAKIDMSSPNFNMRDPVIYRIRFAHHYRTGDTWCVYPMYDYTHCISDALENITHSLCTLEFEDHRPLYDWILNELANAGIFTRPLPQQIEFSRLNLTYAITSKRKLLQLVNEGHVDGWDDPRMPTIVGVRRRGFTPEGIKLFCERIGITKVDSWIDMSVFEGALRDDLDEKAPRATCVLDPLKLVIDNYPEGQTEECSAPVHPHHPDRGLRTFPFSRELWIEREDFMENAPKGYFRLFPGNKVRLKYGYVVECTGAEKDENGNVIAVHCNYFADSRSGTEGANNYKVKGTIHWISATQAVPVEVRIYDRLFREAQPDAGGRDFLEALNPDSKRIVQAFVEPGLRDIEPEQRYQFERHGYFVADRYDTKPGKPIFNRIVSLRDSWGKPA is encoded by the coding sequence ATGAACAACGAACGCAAAGACGCCGAGCGCCACGACGCGCCCGTTTCCAACTTCATCCGCAACATCATTGACGACGACAACCGCTCTGGAAAGTGGGGCCAGCGGGTGGAGACGCGCTTCCCGCCGGAACCGAACGGTTATCTGCACATCGGCCATGCGAAGAGCATCTGCCTGAACTTCGGCATTGCGCAAAGCTACGGCGGCATCTGTCATCTGCGCTTCGACGACACGAATCCGGAGAAGGAAAGCTTCGAGTACGTCGACTCGATCGTCGACGCCGTGAAGTGGCTCGGCTTCGAATGGAAGTCGGAGCAGCGGGAGCACCTGTACTTCGCGAGCGACTACTACGACAAGCTGTACGAGTTCGCCGAGCTGCTGATCACGCGCGGCAAGGCGTACGTCGACAGCCAGAGCGCGGAAGAAATGCGCGCGAACCGCGGCTCGGCGACGGAAGTCGGCACGCCGTCACCGTTCCGCGAGCGCAGCGTCGAAGAGAACCTGGACCTGTTCCGCCGCATGAAGGCAGGCGAGTTCAAGGAAGGCGAGCACGTGCTGCGCGCGAAGATCGACATGTCGTCGCCGAACTTCAACATGCGCGACCCGGTGATCTATCGCATCCGCTTCGCCCACCACTACCGGACGGGCGACACGTGGTGCGTGTATCCGATGTACGACTACACGCATTGCATTTCGGACGCGCTCGAAAACATCACGCATTCGCTGTGTACGCTCGAATTCGAAGACCACCGCCCGTTGTACGACTGGATCCTCAACGAGCTCGCCAACGCGGGCATCTTCACGCGTCCGCTGCCGCAGCAGATCGAATTTTCGCGCCTGAATCTCACGTACGCGATCACCAGCAAGCGCAAGCTGCTGCAACTCGTGAACGAAGGCCATGTGGACGGCTGGGACGATCCGCGCATGCCGACCATCGTCGGCGTGCGCCGGCGCGGCTTCACGCCGGAAGGCATCAAGTTGTTCTGCGAGCGCATCGGTATCACGAAGGTCGATTCGTGGATCGACATGAGCGTGTTCGAGGGCGCGCTGCGCGACGATCTGGATGAAAAGGCGCCGCGCGCGACCTGCGTGCTCGATCCGCTGAAGCTCGTCATCGACAACTACCCGGAAGGACAGACGGAAGAATGCAGCGCGCCCGTCCACCCGCATCACCCGGATCGCGGCTTGCGTACGTTTCCGTTCTCGCGCGAACTGTGGATCGAGCGCGAAGACTTCATGGAGAACGCGCCGAAGGGCTATTTCCGCCTGTTCCCAGGCAACAAGGTGCGGCTGAAGTACGGCTACGTCGTCGAATGCACGGGCGCGGAAAAGGACGAGAACGGCAACGTGATCGCCGTGCACTGCAACTACTTCGCGGATAGCCGCTCGGGCACGGAAGGCGCGAACAACTACAAGGTGAAGGGCACGATTCACTGGATCAGCGCGACTCAGGCTGTGCCCGTCGAGGTGCGCATCTACGATCGCCTGTTCAGGGAAGCGCAGCCCGACGCGGGCGGCCGCGATTTCCTCGAGGCGCTCAATCCCGATTCGAAGCGCATCGTGCAGGCGTTCGTCGAGCCGGGTCTGCGCGACATAGAACCAGAGCAGCGCTATCAGTTCGAGCGTCACGGCTACTTCGTTGCCGACCGATATGACACGAAGCCGGGCAAACCCATATTCAACCGGATCGTCAGTCTGCGCGACAGTTGGGGAAAGCCGGCGTAA
- a CDS encoding RNA polymerase sigma factor, translated as MDETGNHAARGGDARAEAARSLRFQQMALPHLDAAYNLARWLCGNGHDADDVVQEAFMRAYRFFDTFHGETARPWLLAIVRRTWYTEWRRRSGGVNATIEFDENLDDASFEGWSAGSPDPEALLIREEDTRLVHEALEQLAVEYREVLILRELEEMSYREIATIADLPVGTVMSRLARGRRKLATALTSLQSKGSARSTGGARDGGAAQRAPDGTGDVSGARPAVRASTRTQDTSRPAHDGGVAPDITRKTQGGWMPHAPGALPGGLAQEAPDGL; from the coding sequence GTGGATGAGACGGGAAATCATGCGGCGAGAGGTGGCGACGCACGCGCCGAGGCGGCACGCAGTCTGCGCTTTCAGCAGATGGCGCTGCCGCACCTCGATGCCGCATACAACCTTGCACGCTGGCTATGCGGCAATGGGCACGATGCCGACGACGTCGTGCAGGAAGCGTTCATGCGGGCGTACCGCTTCTTCGACACGTTCCACGGCGAGACCGCGCGGCCCTGGTTGCTCGCGATCGTGCGGCGCACGTGGTACACCGAATGGCGCAGGCGTTCGGGCGGCGTGAACGCGACGATCGAGTTCGACGAGAACCTCGACGACGCGTCGTTCGAAGGCTGGAGCGCGGGTTCGCCTGACCCCGAAGCGCTGCTGATCCGCGAAGAAGACACGCGGCTCGTGCATGAGGCGCTCGAACAGCTGGCCGTCGAATATCGCGAAGTGCTGATTTTGCGCGAACTGGAAGAGATGAGTTATCGCGAGATCGCGACCATCGCGGACCTGCCCGTGGGCACCGTGATGTCGAGGCTCGCGCGCGGGCGGCGCAAACTCGCGACGGCGCTGACGTCGCTGCAATCGAAGGGGAGCGCGCGGTCGACGGGTGGCGCGCGCGATGGAGGCGCTGCGCAGCGTGCGCCGGACGGAACGGGCGATGTGTCGGGCGCGCGACCGGCGGTGCGTGCGTCGACCCGAACACAGGATACGTCCCGTCCGGCGCACGACGGCGGCGTCGCACCCGACATCACACGCAAAACCCAAGGCGGCTGGATGCCGCACGCTCCCGGCGCGTTGCCGGGCGGACTCGCACAAGAGGCGCCCGATGGACTGTAA
- the rpsF gene encoding 30S ribosomal protein S6, with protein MRHYEIVFIVHPDQSEQVPAMIERYKTTITSHGGQIHRIEDWGRRQLAYMIEKLAKAHYVCMNIECDQATLDELEHAFKFNDAVLRHLIVKMKKAETGPSPMMKEVQREEAKKAAAAQPTEAQA; from the coding sequence ATGCGTCATTACGAAATCGTCTTCATCGTGCACCCCGATCAGAGCGAGCAAGTGCCCGCCATGATCGAGCGTTACAAGACCACGATCACGTCGCACGGTGGCCAGATCCACCGTATCGAAGACTGGGGCCGTCGCCAACTGGCCTACATGATCGAGAAACTCGCGAAGGCTCACTACGTCTGCATGAACATCGAATGCGACCAGGCTACGCTCGACGAACTGGAACACGCGTTCAAGTTCAACGACGCCGTTCTGCGTCACCTCATCGTCAAGATGAAGAAGGCCGAAACCGGCCCGTCGCCGATGATGAAGGAAGTGCAGCGCGAAGAAGCCAAGAAAGCGGCTGCAGCGCAGCCGACGGAAGCGCAGGCTTAA
- a CDS encoding anti-sigma factor family protein: MDCNEARPLLDANADHELTPPQSRDVQRHIESCESCRRESEMVRAMKGAVRSANYYRAPDDLRERIMAALPSTESAMPERAVPESEPQRQPRARQHKGWREWLHLPQLPQLPQLPKGGGFGPLAGEGAGGPMSGSAGGGWQPSAVWRGALALAFCALVAAGVAVALHRTGEPLPLVDELVASHVRAQLSGHDIDVVSSDQHTVKPWFNGKLDYAPPVEDLAASGFALAGGRLDYVGHRRVAVLTYRHAKHVIDVYVFPEDDRSAGKPGPALVRDGYAVARWRDDGMMWWAVTDAAPESLTALQTALTTRLHGGQPGTPYSGS, translated from the coding sequence ATGGACTGTAACGAAGCACGGCCGCTTCTCGATGCGAATGCGGACCACGAACTCACGCCGCCGCAATCGCGCGACGTGCAGCGGCATATCGAAAGCTGCGAATCTTGCCGGAGGGAAAGCGAGATGGTGCGGGCGATGAAGGGCGCGGTGCGCTCGGCCAATTACTACCGCGCGCCGGACGATCTGCGCGAGAGGATCATGGCGGCGCTGCCGTCGACGGAATCGGCCATGCCCGAACGGGCGGTGCCCGAAAGCGAACCGCAACGCCAGCCGCGCGCGAGGCAGCACAAGGGCTGGCGCGAGTGGCTGCATCTGCCGCAGTTGCCGCAGTTGCCGCAGTTGCCGAAAGGCGGCGGTTTCGGGCCGCTGGCGGGAGAGGGCGCGGGCGGCCCGATGAGCGGCAGCGCGGGCGGCGGTTGGCAGCCGAGCGCGGTCTGGCGCGGCGCTCTCGCGCTCGCTTTCTGTGCGCTGGTCGCGGCGGGCGTCGCGGTGGCGCTGCACCGGACGGGCGAGCCGCTTCCGCTCGTCGACGAACTGGTGGCGAGCCACGTGCGCGCGCAACTGTCGGGGCACGACATCGACGTGGTGTCGTCCGATCAGCACACCGTCAAGCCGTGGTTCAACGGTAAGCTCGACTACGCGCCGCCCGTCGAGGATCTCGCGGCGAGCGGGTTTGCGCTGGCAGGCGGACGGCTCGATTACGTGGGGCATCGGCGGGTGGCCGTGCTGACGTACCGGCACGCGAAGCACGTGATCGACGTCTACGTCTTCCCCGAGGACGACCGCTCGGCGGGCAAGCCCGGCCCGGCGCTGGTGCGCGACGGGTATGCCGTCGCACGCTGGCGCGACGACGGCATGATGTGGTGGGCCGTGACGGACGCCGCGCCCGAATCGCTGACGGCGTTGCAGACGGCGCTGACGACCCGGCTGCACGGCGGGCAGCCGGGGACACCTTATTCGGGCAGTTGA
- a CDS encoding transporter substrate-binding domain-containing protein yields the protein MKVAIKHKLMAMATIVAAALASRAPAAHADELTGTLKKIHDDGVITLGVREASIPFSYFNGDRTIGYSQSIALAIVDDIKKTLAMPDLRVREVPITSANRFMMLANNQIDLECGSTTHTRERESVAAFSNSFFQYAVRMIARKNAGITDFPDLAGKPVVTTAGTSDERLVRQLNSEKQLNMRIASAKDHADAFAAVKADRAVAFVMDEPILYGFRATDPRPDDFIVTGTPLGYETYACMFRKGDAPFRELVNRVISKMQTSGEAERLYNIWFTQPIPPHGINLNYPLSSEMRTLFAHPNDKALD from the coding sequence ATGAAGGTTGCAATCAAACACAAGCTGATGGCGATGGCGACCATCGTGGCCGCGGCGCTTGCGTCGCGCGCGCCCGCCGCACACGCTGACGAACTGACGGGCACCCTCAAGAAGATTCACGACGACGGCGTGATCACGCTGGGCGTACGCGAAGCATCGATTCCCTTCTCCTACTTCAACGGCGACCGTACGATCGGCTATTCGCAGTCGATCGCACTCGCCATCGTCGACGACATCAAGAAGACGCTCGCGATGCCCGATCTACGGGTGCGCGAAGTGCCCATCACGTCGGCGAACCGCTTCATGATGCTGGCCAACAACCAGATCGACCTCGAATGCGGTTCGACCACGCACACGCGCGAACGCGAAAGCGTGGCGGCGTTTTCGAACAGCTTCTTCCAGTACGCGGTGCGGATGATCGCGCGCAAGAACGCCGGCATCACGGACTTTCCTGACCTCGCCGGCAAGCCCGTCGTCACGACGGCGGGCACGTCGGACGAACGCCTCGTGCGCCAGTTGAACAGCGAGAAGCAGTTGAACATGCGAATCGCGAGCGCCAAGGATCATGCCGACGCGTTCGCGGCAGTGAAGGCAGACCGCGCGGTGGCGTTCGTGATGGATGAGCCGATTCTGTACGGCTTTCGCGCAACCGATCCGCGCCCGGACGACTTCATCGTGACGGGCACGCCGCTTGGCTACGAAACCTATGCGTGCATGTTCCGCAAGGGCGACGCGCCGTTCCGCGAGTTGGTGAACCGCGTCATTTCGAAGATGCAGACGTCGGGCGAGGCCGAGCGGCTCTACAACATCTGGTTCACGCAACCGATTCCGCCGCACGGGATCAACCTGAACTACCCGTTGTCGTCGGAGATGCGCACGTTGTTCGCGCATCCGAACGACAAGGCGCTCGACTGA
- a CDS encoding undecaprenyl-diphosphate phosphatase, with translation MSLSFLIFLSVLQGVTELFPVSSLGHTLLVPALFGMHIDKHAPQLLPFLVALHLGTAFALLWYFRARWIALISGFFASLSGRHNDEGHLMWALIIGTIPAGLVGLLLEKRLERVFHDLRIVAIALIVNGILLWLGDRLQRSRPHQAPEKLTFKQAFLVGLAQIGALIPGFSRSGLTMIAGNGAGLTAEKAAEFSFLLGTPIIFAAGVLELPKLFHAPGQLADALLGGVLTAIAAYLSVRFLMRYFEGRGRLAAFGVYCVIAGVVFLGWFMTHPQPV, from the coding sequence GTGAGCCTGTCGTTTTTGATCTTTTTGAGCGTGCTGCAGGGCGTCACGGAACTGTTTCCAGTGAGCAGTCTTGGTCATACGCTCCTCGTCCCCGCGCTCTTCGGCATGCATATCGACAAGCATGCGCCGCAACTGCTGCCGTTCCTCGTCGCGCTGCACCTCGGCACGGCGTTCGCGTTGCTGTGGTACTTCCGTGCGCGCTGGATCGCGCTGATAAGCGGCTTTTTCGCGTCGCTGTCGGGTCGGCACAATGACGAGGGCCACCTGATGTGGGCGCTCATCATCGGGACGATTCCGGCCGGTCTGGTGGGTTTGCTGCTCGAAAAGCGGCTGGAGCGCGTGTTCCACGACCTGCGCATCGTCGCGATCGCGCTGATCGTCAACGGTATCCTGCTGTGGCTCGGCGACCGCTTGCAGCGCTCGCGCCCGCATCAGGCGCCGGAGAAGCTGACGTTCAAACAGGCGTTTCTCGTCGGCCTCGCACAGATCGGCGCGCTGATTCCCGGTTTCTCGCGCAGCGGCCTGACGATGATCGCAGGCAATGGCGCGGGCCTTACCGCAGAGAAAGCAGCCGAATTCTCGTTCCTGCTCGGCACGCCGATCATTTTCGCGGCGGGCGTACTCGAATTGCCGAAACTGTTCCACGCGCCGGGCCAGCTCGCCGACGCGCTGCTAGGCGGCGTTCTGACGGCCATCGCGGCGTATCTGAGCGTGCGTTTCCTGATGCGTTACTTCGAAGGACGTGGCCGGCTGGCGGCGTTCGGCGTGTACTGCGTGATCGCCGGTGTGGTGTTCCTCGGCTGGTTCATGACCCATCCCCAGCCGGTCTGA
- the priB gene encoding primosomal replication protein N: MNRLQLTASVVEREPVRYTPAGVPIAGCTLQHRTQVVEAGIARTVELTMQAVAAGEASGRLERIEMGVETLFTGFLAKRSRNARTLVFHITELQDIGKD; encoded by the coding sequence ATGAATCGGCTGCAGCTCACGGCAAGCGTCGTAGAACGCGAACCGGTGCGGTACACCCCCGCCGGCGTTCCGATAGCAGGCTGTACGTTGCAACACCGCACGCAGGTCGTCGAAGCGGGCATTGCCCGAACCGTCGAACTGACCATGCAGGCGGTCGCGGCCGGCGAAGCGAGCGGCAGGCTGGAGCGGATTGAGATGGGCGTCGAAACGCTCTTCACCGGCTTTCTGGCCAAAAGAAGCCGCAACGCGAGAACTCTGGTGTTTCACATCACAGAATTGCAGGACATTGGAAAGGACTAA
- a CDS encoding peptidoglycan DD-metalloendopeptidase family protein yields the protein MLTTKIRQLVCGAMVAALAACGSAPVGPGFYRVERGDTLYKVARSNRTSVQNIVRWNNLSNPDSIEVGQVLRVAPPPGTATASTAPARSSNGSGSASAAAATASSSRGAAADTPSAPPSSISLIWPATGNVVRNFDGNNSKGIDIANAAGTPVFAAAGGTVVYASNGLRGYGNLLIIKHNADYLTAYAHNRTLLVKEGETVQQGQKIAEMGDSDNDRVMLHFELRYAGRSIDPARSLPPR from the coding sequence ATGTTGACAACAAAAATCAGACAGCTCGTCTGCGGGGCGATGGTCGCGGCACTGGCCGCATGCGGCTCGGCTCCCGTGGGTCCGGGCTTCTATCGCGTCGAACGGGGCGACACGCTGTACAAGGTCGCGCGCAGCAACCGGACGTCGGTGCAGAACATCGTGCGCTGGAACAACCTGTCGAATCCCGATTCGATCGAGGTCGGCCAGGTGCTGCGCGTCGCGCCGCCGCCCGGCACAGCGACGGCCAGCACGGCTCCGGCGCGAAGCAGCAATGGCAGCGGCAGCGCGAGCGCAGCGGCGGCAACGGCGTCCTCGTCGCGCGGCGCGGCCGCCGACACGCCTTCGGCGCCTCCGTCGTCGATCTCGTTGATCTGGCCGGCAACGGGCAATGTGGTCCGCAACTTCGACGGCAATAATTCGAAAGGCATCGATATCGCGAACGCCGCGGGCACACCCGTGTTCGCCGCGGCGGGCGGCACCGTCGTCTATGCAAGCAACGGCCTGCGCGGCTACGGCAATCTGCTGATCATCAAGCACAACGCCGATTACCTGACGGCCTACGCGCACAACCGCACGCTGCTCGTGAAGGAAGGCGAGACCGTGCAGCAAGGTCAGAAAATCGCCGAGATGGGCGACTCGGACAACGACCGCGTGATGCTGCATTTCGAACTGCGTTACGCGGGCCGCTCGATCGATCCGGCGCGGTCTCTGCCGCCACGCTGA
- a CDS encoding DUF2288 domain-containing protein, translating to MTSSDTPQSPLYQKLLGETAKIGWVELERFFARGMLLRVARDLDLVSVAEAIASDDTAQVTQWLSAGLVERVQSETATDFAARDPDLWAVVVSPWVCVQERG from the coding sequence ATGACTTCCTCCGACACCCCACAAAGCCCCCTCTATCAGAAGCTGCTCGGCGAAACCGCGAAGATCGGCTGGGTTGAACTCGAACGCTTCTTCGCCCGCGGCATGCTGCTGCGCGTCGCGCGCGACCTCGATCTGGTGAGCGTTGCCGAGGCGATCGCCAGCGACGACACGGCGCAAGTCACGCAATGGCTGTCGGCGGGACTCGTCGAGCGCGTGCAGTCTGAGACGGCAACGGACTTCGCTGCGCGCGATCCCGACCTGTGGGCCGTCGTGGTATCGCCGTGGGTCTGCGTGCAGGAGCGCGGTTGA